DNA sequence from the Pedobacter schmidteae genome:
ATTTAGTCTCAACTGGAACTTTGGAAAGAAAAGGGCTGGTGTAGATAAGCCGCAAAAGGAAGTAACCGAGGACAACCGCATGCCATCGGGAAAGCTGGCGCCCGATCTGAGACCGGTGAAGCCTTAAAGATGCTTCTTTTCAATTGTTGTCGCCCAAGGGACACCTCTCCTGAGGGCGGCATAATTTTATAAAAACTTAGTTTAATTTTGAAGGAAATATAACACAATGAAACCTAAAAAGACATGGAAAGACTGGGTATTTAAAATATCAGTTAGCTTTATAACCGGTATTTTCATGGTGCTGCTGCTTATTTTTATCAATCCGATCAGTGAATTGAAAAATATCATTAACCTGGAACTCAGCGTCTGGACTTTTGCCGAAGTCCTTTGGTTTTATATTATTGGTTGGAGTATTGTGGAGCTCAGTTTGTTGATTTCCAGAACAATGGAATGGTTTATTCCATGGGAGGTATCTGCCAGGAAGCGTTTCTTTGTCCAGCTTCTGGTGCAATGTATTGCCGTTTTGACCATATTGATGCTGCTGATTGCCGTGACCGATCTGTTGTTTGCATCGGATGGCGAAAATTTGGAAGACGATTCTGTAGGCTTCCGGCAGATTCTTTTTATCAGCGTAGTTTTGTCCACCGTGGTTACCACCATCCATTCTGTTAACTATTTGATCAATAAATGGAAAGAGTCTATCCTGGAAGCGGCCAATTTAAAGCAAGTTGTAATGGAGTCTCAGCTGCAGTCGTTAAAGTCACAGCTCGATCCACATTTCTTATTTAACAATTTCAGTGCGCTATCGAGCCTCATTGACGAAGACAAGGAGAAAGCGCAGGCGTTTTTGGAAAGCCTCTCGCAGGTACACCGTTATATGCTTTTTAACCTCGATAAAAATATCGTACCCTTAAAAAATGAATTGGAATTTATCAATACTTACATCTACCTGATCAAAATACGGTTTGGAAATAACCTGGATATATGGATTGATGACATTAATGAGGTGGAAGATAAAGGCATTCCGCCAATTGCCCTGCAAATTTTAATAGAAAATGCAGTAAAGCACAACATCGCATCAAAGAGCCATCCGCTAAAAATAAAGGTATTTATCGAAGGTGAAATGATTGTAGTGTCCAACAACCTTCAAAAGATGCCCGGTCAGGCCTACTCCAGTAAAATAGGTCTTCAGAATATTGTTGATCGTTATACCTTACTTTCTGAGAAAAAGCCATTGATTTTAGAAAGTGATCAGGAATTTACTGTAAAATTGCCATTGCTGAATTTAAGTTTTTAACTACGATGAGGGTATTGATTATTGAAGATGAAATGCATAACGCCCAGCGGCTGGCCAAAATGCTGCTGGAAGTAGAACCTGCAATTCAAATTGAAGCCACTTTGGAAGGGGTAGAGGACACGGTAAACTGGTTGGA
Encoded proteins:
- a CDS encoding sensor histidine kinase — protein: MKPKKTWKDWVFKISVSFITGIFMVLLLIFINPISELKNIINLELSVWTFAEVLWFYIIGWSIVELSLLISRTMEWFIPWEVSARKRFFVQLLVQCIAVLTILMLLIAVTDLLFASDGENLEDDSVGFRQILFISVVLSTVVTTIHSVNYLINKWKESILEAANLKQVVMESQLQSLKSQLDPHFLFNNFSALSSLIDEDKEKAQAFLESLSQVHRYMLFNLDKNIVPLKNELEFINTYIYLIKIRFGNNLDIWIDDINEVEDKGIPPIALQILIENAVKHNIASKSHPLKIKVFIEGEMIVVSNNLQKMPGQAYSSKIGLQNIVDRYTLLSEKKPLILESDQEFTVKLPLLNLSF